CCGATGTGTGTGATTTCTACCGCAATGTCATCGACGTCATTGAGGGCCGCGCAAAGCCCGTCATCAAGAACGCCGAAGTCATGCGGGTCATGAAGCTGATGGAAACCTGTTTCCTGTCCGACAAAACCGGCCAGGTGATTCAGTTCGAATAATATCCTTGAGGGAGGCTACAGGCTGTCCACTTGAACCCAGGCTTTTCGCTCTATCGAAAGTTCGACGGCCTCCAGAATCTGGCAACAGGCGACACCCTCGCTGAAATCGGGGCTAGCGGGTTTGTTGTTCGCAATCGACTCAACAAACTCGTAAAGCTCATGCACAAAGGTGGTGTCATATCCAATGACATGGCCAGCCGGCCACCAGGCGCTCATATAGGGATGCCGCCCCTCACTCGCCTGAATCAGCCGGAAGCCCTGCGTCCCGGGCTCATCATCCGCACTGTAATAGCGAAGCTCGTTCATGCGCTCAAAGTCAAAACTGATGCTGCCCTTGCTGCCGTTGATCTCAAATCCCATGTCATTCCGGTGCCCCTGCGCAAACCGGGTCGCTTCAATCTGGCCAAGGCCCCCGTTCTTGAACTCGAACATAAACAAGGTCGCATCATCAACAGTGACCTTGCCACGCGGAGCCCCGCTACCGGCCTTGCCGGAGAGCCCTTCCATACGCTCCACGATCGGACGTTCCGTCACGAAGGTTTTACTCATGCCAATCACACTCGCAAATTCACCCACCAGATACCGGGCCGCATCAATCACGTGCGCCCCCAGATCACCTAACGAACCTGAGCCGGCCACCTTTTTGTCGAGCCGCCACACCAGCGGAAACTCGGGATCGACAATCCAATCCTGCAGGAAGCGTCCCCGGAAATGGTAGATCTTGCCCAGCTTGCCTGCCTCAATCAATTTCTTCGCAAGAACGATGGCAGGACAGAACCGGTAGTTGAAGCCCACCTGGTGTTTGATCCCCGCCTTTTGGGCTGCAGCCAGCATCTCACGTGCGTCCGACAAGGTGAGCGCCAACGGTTTCTCGCAGAAAACATGCTTCCCTTCGGCGGCGGCCCGGAGGGCGATTTCCTTGTGGGCATTGCTCGGAGTGGTGATGTCGACAATATCGATATCCTTGCGGGCGACCAGCTTTTCCCATGACGTCTCGGCGGATTCCCACCCGAATTTCGCGCGACTCTGTTCCACCCACTGGGGATCGCGACCGCAGATGGCTTTCATACCGATCTTGGCAGAAGGCTCAAAGAACATCCCCACGCGTTGCCAGCCACTGCTGTGCGCCTTGCCCATGAACTTGTAACCGATCAACCCTACATTCAGGACTTTTGCCATAGCCGATTCTCCTTTGCCACTTACTTCGTTATCGCTTCACCCCACACACCGGTGCCAGAATATGAAAATACCATGCCCTTCGCTATTCAAAATTATCGATCTTCAATTTTACCCAGAGCACGGAGCAACCCATCCAGAATGGTGATGGGATGCGGCGGACAGCCGGGGATGTAGACATCCACAGGCAACACGCTCGAAGCTCCATTACAAGTCTGGGGCTGATCCACATAAGGCCCCCCGGAAATGGCGCAGGCGCCCACGGCTATGACCAACTTGGGGTCTGGCACCGCGTCATAGGTTTTTTTGAGAGCCAACTCCATGTTTTTTGTCACCGGCCCCGTAATCAGAATGCCGTCCGCATGACGCGGGGCCGCCACAAACTGTATACCGAACCGTCCCAAATCAAATACCACCGTCGTTAACACATTGCAGTCCGCCTCGCAGGCGTTACACCCGCCCGCGCTGACTTGCCTCAGCTTCAGCGAACGTCCGAACATTTTCCGCATTTTCTCATCCAGTGCCGCCCTTAGTACGGACTCTCCTGTCCCCAGTACTAACGCCTGACGATCCCGCGCTGCAAGTTTATGTTCTTTTGAAAAGGTGATCGCCCCCTTGGGGAAAGCCGTCTCGCATTCGCCACAAAAGAGGCAGCGCCCCATATCGAGCGTTACTTTACCCTCCCGATACACCAATGCGCCGACCGGACATACAGAAACCAAGGCTCCACAGGAGGCATCCATACAGGCCTGATGGAGCACCGGGAGTCCTCGGAAACGTTTGGGCAAAACCGGCGCCTTTTTAGGATACCCGATCGTCCGATGCCCCTGCTTTATTCGTGCCGTAATGATATTTAACATCTGCCCCTCACAAATCATGCCCACAGTAAGAAAGGTTG
The nucleotide sequence above comes from bacterium. Encoded proteins:
- a CDS encoding Gfo/Idh/MocA family oxidoreductase, translated to MAKVLNVGLIGYKFMGKAHSSGWQRVGMFFEPSAKIGMKAICGRDPQWVEQSRAKFGWESAETSWEKLVARKDIDIVDITTPSNAHKEIALRAAAEGKHVFCEKPLALTLSDAREMLAAAQKAGIKHQVGFNYRFCPAIVLAKKLIEAGKLGKIYHFRGRFLQDWIVDPEFPLVWRLDKKVAGSGSLGDLGAHVIDAARYLVGEFASVIGMSKTFVTERPIVERMEGLSGKAGSGAPRGKVTVDDATLFMFEFKNGGLGQIEATRFAQGHRNDMGFEINGSKGSISFDFERMNELRYYSADDEPGTQGFRLIQASEGRHPYMSAWWPAGHVIGYDTTFVHELYEFVESIANNKPASPDFSEGVACCQILEAVELSIERKAWVQVDSL
- the nuoB gene encoding NADH-quinone oxidoreductase subunit NuoB; its protein translation is MLNIITARIKQGHRTIGYPKKAPVLPKRFRGLPVLHQACMDASCGALVSVCPVGALVYREGKVTLDMGRCLFCGECETAFPKGAITFSKEHKLAARDRQALVLGTGESVLRAALDEKMRKMFGRSLKLRQVSAGGCNACEADCNVLTTVVFDLGRFGIQFVAAPRHADGILITGPVTKNMELALKKTYDAVPDPKLVIAVGACAISGGPYVDQPQTCNGASSVLPVDVYIPGCPPHPITILDGLLRALGKIEDR